A single bacterium DNA region contains:
- a CDS encoding sigma-70 family RNA polymerase sigma factor, whose translation MNTPSFKALQQGDPHAWDDAFDWLWPTAFAVVNLKLARFCPEDVEDVAIQALETLVEKVATLKSVDELKPLTARIAHNLAVSRLRKKYADKHGGGKIDSLNAMESKEVNRSLPSSPGSPLDELHENDLTKLLTESQEDLKHEIRDVLNDFFISKLTYDGISQKRGIPIGTVGVMLKRGLEAIRQWGKRHPGLMKELEAFAR comes from the coding sequence TTGAACACACCGAGCTTCAAAGCCCTCCAACAGGGAGATCCACACGCCTGGGATGACGCATTCGATTGGCTATGGCCCACAGCTTTCGCGGTCGTAAACTTGAAGCTTGCTCGTTTCTGTCCTGAAGACGTTGAGGACGTGGCAATTCAAGCTTTGGAAACACTGGTGGAAAAGGTGGCAACTTTGAAGTCGGTGGACGAACTCAAGCCTCTGACAGCCCGCATTGCCCACAATCTGGCGGTGAGCCGGCTCCGTAAAAAGTATGCCGACAAACATGGCGGTGGAAAAATCGACTCCTTGAATGCAATGGAAAGCAAAGAGGTCAACCGGTCGCTTCCAAGTTCTCCTGGATCGCCTCTGGACGAATTGCACGAGAACGATCTAACGAAGCTGCTGACCGAGTCGCAGGAGGATTTGAAGCATGAGATCCGGGATGTTCTGAACGACTTCTTCATCTCAAAGTTGACCTACGATGGAATCAGCCAGAAACGAGGCATACCCATTGGAACCGTCGGGGTTATGTTGAAGCGCGGTCTGGAGGCTATCCGACAGTGGGGAAAGCGGCATCCAGGACTGATGAAAGAACTGGAGGCGTTTGCGCGATGA
- a CDS encoding CHAT domain-containing tetratricopeptide repeat protein, which yields MKRVRVGQTVFLAVLLLVSCAAGADTANELARLNQKVIKLTQEEKYTEALSVARQALAGAEKDVGQENPITATCLNNLAAVYDRMGDYSAAEWHYKRALKIREAKLGPEHYETAAILNDLAWLYFSLGDYAAAEPCYQRALRIREAKLGSDHPDTAATLNNLALLYTSLGDYATAESLFLRAWRIKESKLGASHSSTVTSLNNLAWLYDLMRKYATAEQYYKYALRIRETTLGHNHRATAASLNALALVYGHRGNYSKAEQLFLDALKIRTSKLGADHPETATTLNNLAWLYECMGDYAKAEKFNQAALKITLSKLGPDHPATATSYYNLALLYISMGGYGVGRKTTAYDLAMMYKKASEKQLDGVLTFSSEHQRMAYQQAKNPYSLLATLGHASGLAETLLRTKGVILDSLLEDELVAEASKNPEIKIAASELRASRQRLNRLQLKPSEDFSLVTQEDRRRERELLEGQMESLQKMLARNVAAAGKTRRALRTTVPDVQAVLPKDTVLLEFIRYRHYLGKLKSERRYGVVLIGCNQVTFKDSQPGEPVWVPLGSAKAIEKKLKEYAGVMRGERGEAVLLRTLYAQLFEPIQNRLPKNITTLIISPDAELNFISFATLINDQNQFLAEQYAIEYVSSGRDLVLKRTSKKSSRRFAAFANPAFGEKPLLAGAHGTNTLQLAMLSSDQRALAADLNLGALPYTMQEAQFFRDRSSSWNMDGSVFAGAEASEAEVKAVHSPHILHLATHGFFFDDKLATTNRSVVPHNPMQRSGLAFAGAQLTLDAWKKGQTPNTENDGILMGQEIGTMDLKETWLVVLSACDTGIGEARAGEGVMGLRRGFIQAGTQNLLMTLWPVSDKWTVDLMKAFYERALKDNNAPQALAEVQRQWLARLRQEDVLTAARLAGPFILTFQGSN from the coding sequence ATGAAGCGCGTAAGGGTGGGGCAAACCGTCTTTCTGGCTGTTCTCCTGCTAGTCTCATGCGCTGCTGGGGCAGATACAGCGAATGAACTAGCTCGGTTGAACCAGAAGGTCATCAAGCTGACGCAAGAAGAGAAATACACGGAAGCTCTTTCAGTAGCTCGTCAGGCATTGGCTGGAGCCGAAAAGGATGTTGGACAGGAAAATCCGATTACCGCAACATGTCTCAATAATCTGGCGGCAGTTTACGACCGCATGGGTGACTACTCCGCGGCAGAATGGCACTATAAGCGTGCATTGAAGATTCGAGAAGCCAAGCTGGGTCCTGAGCATTATGAAACTGCTGCAATTCTCAACGATCTTGCATGGCTTTATTTCAGCTTGGGAGACTATGCCGCAGCTGAACCGTGTTATCAGCGCGCGTTGAGAATAAGAGAAGCCAAGCTCGGGTCCGATCATCCTGACACTGCGGCCACTCTAAACAACCTAGCGTTGCTCTACACAAGCTTGGGAGACTACGCCACCGCCGAATCACTGTTTTTGCGCGCTTGGAGAATTAAGGAGTCCAAACTCGGTGCTAGTCATTCTTCCACTGTAACCAGCCTCAACAACCTGGCTTGGCTTTATGACTTGATGAGGAAATACGCCACAGCCGAACAATATTACAAGTATGCGCTGAGAATCAGGGAAACCACCCTCGGCCATAACCATCGCGCCACCGCGGCAAGCCTCAATGCGTTGGCGTTAGTTTACGGCCACAGGGGTAATTATTCCAAGGCTGAACAACTCTTTCTAGACGCGCTGAAAATAAGAACATCCAAGCTCGGAGCCGACCATCCTGAAACAGCAACCACATTAAATAACTTGGCTTGGCTTTATGAGTGCATGGGTGACTATGCCAAGGCAGAGAAGTTCAATCAGGCCGCACTCAAGATCACCCTATCGAAATTGGGGCCTGATCATCCTGCTACCGCAACCAGTTATTACAACTTGGCTTTGCTCTATATCAGCATGGGGGGCTATGGCGTGGGCCGTAAGACGACGGCTTATGATTTGGCAATGATGTACAAGAAAGCCTCTGAGAAACAACTGGACGGAGTCTTGACCTTCTCATCTGAACATCAACGAATGGCGTACCAACAGGCCAAGAATCCATATTCGCTGCTGGCCACACTGGGCCATGCATCAGGCTTGGCGGAAACCCTGCTTCGGACGAAGGGCGTCATTCTTGATTCGCTTCTGGAAGATGAACTGGTCGCGGAAGCATCCAAGAATCCAGAGATCAAAATAGCCGCGAGCGAGCTGCGTGCTTCAAGGCAGCGGTTAAACCGATTGCAATTGAAGCCCTCCGAGGATTTCAGCTTGGTGACACAAGAAGACCGGCGACGAGAGCGTGAACTCCTTGAAGGGCAGATGGAATCCCTGCAAAAGATGCTGGCCCGCAACGTGGCTGCCGCAGGCAAAACTCGCCGAGCATTACGAACCACGGTTCCCGATGTTCAAGCTGTTCTGCCCAAAGACACCGTTCTGTTGGAATTCATCCGCTACCGTCACTACCTAGGCAAACTTAAATCTGAGCGCCGTTACGGCGTGGTGTTGATCGGTTGCAACCAAGTGACCTTCAAGGACAGCCAACCAGGCGAACCAGTCTGGGTGCCCTTGGGTTCAGCAAAGGCCATCGAAAAGAAACTCAAGGAGTATGCCGGAGTGATGCGAGGCGAACGTGGCGAAGCCGTTCTGTTACGGACCCTATATGCACAGTTATTCGAGCCGATCCAGAATCGACTTCCCAAAAACATAACCACGCTCATCATCAGTCCTGATGCCGAGTTGAACTTCATCAGCTTTGCTACGCTCATCAATGATCAGAACCAATTCTTGGCCGAACAATACGCCATTGAATACGTGTCGAGCGGCCGGGATCTTGTGCTGAAACGGACATCCAAGAAAAGTTCTCGACGATTTGCTGCATTTGCCAATCCCGCCTTTGGTGAAAAGCCGTTGTTGGCAGGAGCACACGGCACCAATACGCTCCAACTGGCGATGTTGAGTTCAGACCAAAGAGCTCTCGCCGCCGACCTGAACTTGGGTGCATTGCCATACACGATGCAGGAAGCCCAATTCTTTCGCGACAGAAGCTCATCCTGGAACATGGATGGATCGGTTTTCGCAGGAGCAGAAGCATCGGAAGCCGAGGTAAAGGCCGTCCACTCTCCCCACATCCTTCATCTGGCGACCCATGGTTTCTTCTTCGATGACAAGCTAGCTACGACCAATCGATCAGTCGTGCCGCACAATCCGATGCAACGAAGTGGATTGGCGTTTGCTGGAGCTCAATTGACCCTTGATGCTTGGAAGAAGGGACAGACACCGAACACAGAAAACGACGGCATCCTGATGGGCCAGGAAATTGGAACCATGGACCTGAAGGAAACCTGGCTCGTGGTTCTTTCGGCTTGTGACACTGGAATTGGCGAGGCACGAGCCGGTGAAGGTGTTATGGGTCTGCGGCGTGGATTCATCCAGGCCGGCACGCAGAACCTGCTGATGACGCTCTGGCCGGTTTCTGACAAGTGGACCGTGGATTTGATGAAAGCGTTCTACGAGCGGGCCTTGAAGGATAACAACGCACCCCAGGCTTTGGCCGAAGTGCAGCGCCAATGGCTGGCTCGCCTCAGGCAGGAAGACGTCCTGACAGCCGCTAGATTAGCAGGCCCCTTCATCCTGACGTTCCAGGGCAGCAATTGA